The Salvelinus fontinalis isolate EN_2023a chromosome 13, ASM2944872v1, whole genome shotgun sequence DNA segment CCTCTATCTCCCTCATGGCTTGctcctctctcagtctcagcTGCTCTCTGAGCTCCTCAAATTGGGAGCTTATCTCGGCTTTGAGTCTGACGTTTCTCTCCCGCGTGTTCGCCGTGATGCCTCGCTCGCTCTCCAGGAACCTGACCACCATGTTGATATCCTCTTGAAGGTAGATTAATTCAGAGACTAGTTTCTCCATAACGTCATCTTGCGCCTCTTTCACAGGTTTGAACTTGTGTCCTGCGTGGGCTCTCCCGTCTCTGCAGACAACACAGATGAACCGTTTGTCTGTATCACAGAACAATTGCAAGATTTCATTGTGTTTAGAACACATGTCTTGTCCTGCTGTGGTTCTCTGTCTCCATTCACCGTGATCGGGAGACTGTTCCACCCCTTCAGGTTTAGATTTAAGtctaggtttaggtttaggcttGTTGATTTCAAAGGTTGAGTCTCTGAATAGGCAAGATCCGCACAACGGACATTGCTGAAGGGTCTTCAGGCTTTGTTGGATGCAGCTCTTACAGAAGGTGTGGTGGCAGTTGAGAGACACAGGCTCAGTGAAGACCTCTGTGCAGATCGAACAGCGGAGGTGGTCTGTGAGGGAAGAGGAGGCTGTGGCCATACTGGAATGACTGCAGATGTGTCAGAAGTGAGAGAAAAGGAAGGTGCCTACCTGAGCTTTCTGTATATCCTCCCACAATGAGAAAGAAAGTGTAGGAGTGtcttagcctgggtaccagtctgttcatGCCATCATGCCACTCATTGACACTACTCTTTGCATGacaagggaaagggaaaggaagGGAAAGTCAGTCAGTTGTACAACCGAATGCAATCAAGGACTTGGAATGAAGCatacacagatctgggaccaggctaggagtcTCTGGTTTGAAAGCATGAAGAGAAGTCGACTTTGCTCTCAAAATATCATTCAGTAATTGTTATATAGCACTATGGGAATCATTATATGACCTGGGGTGTGGTACTTTATAGGTATCATGCTGTAACTGCCAGAAATAGGCTGTCAATCAGAGCCTATAACCACTGCAGAAACTCCATATAATGTTTAATAAAATGAATGTCGTAACATTATAAAAATACGTTTCCCCACCCTTGAAGAGAATGCAAGAATGCACAGATCCATAAAGAGATATAATGTATCTATATCAATGTCTTTATCAGTGCTGAACTCAAAAGCGATATAGACTGTATGTGTCATAAGGATGGAGAAATTGGGTGCGAATTGACAAATCATGAGGCAAATGGTTCTAAAAAACAGCACTTTGCCCCTCTTTTTTGGAATCAATATATTTTATTAAACCAAATCAAAAGTGGTTGAAAAGGGCTGTGGCAAATGTCAGGCCAACTCTTATTTTATTTCAGACAGTTACGTATAttggtgtaacagtcctgacctatttatgttagtttttatgtgtttatggtcagggcatgtgttttgggtgggcagtctatgttatctgtttctatgttggtttcggtttgcctggtatggctcttgattagaggcaggtggtttgcattttcctctaatcaagagtcatatttaggtagggcattctcactgtttgtttgtgggtgattgtctcctgtgatgtcttcgtttgtgttcgatgtattcacttttggagctgtttggctgttcgtatgtttcgatgtccgttcctgttcgtgagtttacgtttgtctatgtaagtttatgttcaggttgcatcaacgtcgttttgttattttgtaagttttgaaagtgttttgtttttgtttagtcgacgtcttatttgtaataaagatggcttattttccaactgctgcattttggtccgttaatccgccacacgatcgtgacagaatcacccaccaagctaagaccaagcggcaagggaaaacgaaacggagtaagggacaggagagaaaggagcaatggacatgggacgatgttttggatggaaagggttgctacacttgggaggagatcctggctgggagggatcgcctcccatgggaacaggtggaggcattgaggagagcagaggctacctgggagaggaaccggagctatgagggaacgcgtctggcacggaagccgaaaaagcccgtaagtaattccccaaaatttcttgggggggggctaggagatagtgggccaagggcaggtaggagacctgcgcccacttcccaggcttaccgtggagagcgggagtatgggcaggcgccgtgttacgcagtagagcgcacggtgtctcctgtacgagtgcatagcccggtgcgggttattccacctccccgcactgggagggctagattgggtattgagccaggtgtcatgaggccggctcaacgcgtctggtctccagtgcgtctcctcgggccggcat contains these protein-coding regions:
- the LOC129867804 gene encoding nuclear factor 7, brain-like: MATASSSLTDHLRCSICTEVFTEPVSLNCHHTFCKSCIQQSLKTLQQCPLCGSCLFRDSTFEINKPKPKPRLKSKPEGVEQSPDHGEWRQRTTAGQDMCSKHNEILQLFCDTDKRFICVVCRDGRAHAGHKFKPVKEAQDDVMEKLVSELIYLQEDINMVVRFLESERGITANTRERNVRLKAEISSQFEELREQLRLREEQAMREIEDMDMDFETKLTEIEEVLAEGWERQAILKSAMNIAEPREFVMWWTEKGEAEARLVRDVGKLQGPLMRKCPPPSPQKPWTILGLSATQSKPSITLPNSVRIQRGPAGTELQSLLGFLDSEGLKKSLSRSISQPTETKSNNLFFKKSNSKKDKSKFHVSF